A genomic stretch from Ignavibacteriota bacterium includes:
- a CDS encoding T9SS type A sorting domain-containing protein, producing the protein MALTGSVGTISHARRLYCTGKNSTHAALIAIVTWMMFPGAAAGQDVLLRRTSPDPYFEENRGQIMDEHGKTRRDVLFAQRDGGASLYLTRGGFEYVFARVENPDAPVSEATGRAMSDRDSHPVITAYQRVDMRFRDPSPSVRVRGIEEKDYLLHYYTVGAGPDAETVRTFAGVVYENVYRGIDLVLRAEPRGIKYHWVVHPGASVGDIRVFWSGADRLQQEPDGGLRVISTLGELSEAPPVAWQDTPTGRRPVQVSSRVVGMDIHLDCGDYDAERKLTVDPRVIWATYYGGDLIDRACAVDTDADDNVVVVGETTSLAAISTPGTFQAVHAGAWDGFMAKFDSAGNRLWSTYVGGAASDNLVSVSCDGSGIMAAGSTTSAGMATSGVHQTTLGGIADILLLRFSAAGVRLWATYYGGPGAESPRAVSPGGGGRVLVSARTNSGSGIEIGGSWGGYSGGTDGAVAVFNASGALLWGRYIGGPDEDQCHGITTDGARIFVAGSTRSTTGLATPGAFLTTQQGDWDMFLACVAYNGTIDWATYYGGSGLESDIASGIRYTGGNRIIIGGKTTSTSGMTTTGVFQETHQGGSADGFLAAFDSAGHRHWGTYIGSAGWESITGLDVDAEGAIMIFGQATATSSLANFNNVHQSTLATDGLFVGRVEGEGTDLRWCTFYGGSQTWPEMWGASNGCVDLRGNVYVCGTTNSQTLIAYGNPHQGAFGGGSSDGCLAKFLGGKNRIVTRDGAPTYCEGDTLIVHYDLAGVYGDHNMFHAQLSDSTGNFGAPVIIGSVKSWMQDSIIAVIPVGTPGGSAYRIRVVSTNPRLAGTETRAFRIVPLPVAIVAPAGTVSICEGQSLILRADSAMNCTYVWEEQTRGMEGVGPSLLVTRTGKYRVVVTNTGGCRAWSPWTEVVASPRPLATITPWDVQGVCEGDSVVLSGPDSTGYTFEWSTGETTRVLRVSKPGLYRLVVRNAAGCSDTSAPVRVVVYPLPVLSVAGRGRACQYTVWSYRVTKPAGTSLVWTATGGAVLQAQGDSAVVQWTLPGMRMVQVTCRVDSSGCTSTATLPVQVDAFVPPAIEADPKHICRGSELRLKVQRGYARVAWNTGATTDEIVVRTPGMYRVRVETSDGCAGEDSVRITVVDPPNAQAPTDTTICGESEVLLTGDARDGTPPYGYRWIGENVTDEYARTTTARPSTAGIYVLEVTDANGCTGRDTLRVQKRAAPPVGIRALGALRFCLGDSVTLEADAGFVRYEWSDGQRGRRVVIRRAGMYHVLATDTSGCTARSDPLTVEVKAIAVNITALGPLRFCAGDSVVLRVEGAPARVRWNTGDSTRYLVVRSTGTYWARGWDTFGCEGASLPLQVTVNPLPRVAIGGPASVCAGTVGRHWLREVRGLRVLWRIENGTLLTGENADTVDVRWSVAGNGRLVLTCTDTTTGCTDSTIAPIIIGTSLTPVIVGPTAICAGDTAVFDAGDGYAFYTWRNEADSIVGTRSQLRVTTAGRYRVFVRDAGTCEGDASHRLIVHPKPGVSIVGAASFCTGDSVLLSASGTFIQYVWRNESDTVVGNTPTYTVRTPGLYTLAVTDGNGCTARSTPHAVSELAHPVAAIAGPTSACSGTVQRYGTPPGTGVAYRWSVLNGTTLSASDADTFTVRWDAPGTGRVVLTVTNAACSASDTLDLTVGSSLTPSIAGRSRICAGDSALLDAGAGYRSYLWRLPNGDSADTRSIRIAATGVYTVTVYDEGGCSGSARHLLRVDVLPAPAIAGPQEICAGDTAVLDAGVFAGVYTWRDAMGTMLGVQRTLAVTQTGVFTVTVTDTNSCTGSSPPHALLVHPRPSKPVVTLRGDTLATVAGYAYRWYRNDTLIAGAASDTHIAASPGWYHVSITDTHGCTNEADPIEYTGAARVATAHIILPFLEAAPGERVEIPVVIAASTHLDAADVRSFRATLRYHAGVLAPMGSTPPGVLSGAERLIPFTADTASRPLSPGPVWPPVATLVFRATLGSVSQTPLTLEDMNFGATDVRVTVQPGGFRLLVCREGGERLFSDSGRLSIGQNSPNPFNAQTTIEYETIENGPVFLAVYDLLGRETAVLVDAPLVPGRRRVLFDAQALPSGQYIAVLRSGSGVRTMRMVVAK; encoded by the coding sequence ATGGCATTGACGGGATCTGTTGGTACCATCTCACACGCACGCAGGCTGTACTGCACAGGTAAAAACAGCACTCACGCAGCGCTGATTGCCATTGTAACCTGGATGATGTTCCCCGGCGCTGCCGCCGGACAGGATGTGCTGCTTCGCCGCACGAGTCCGGACCCGTACTTCGAGGAGAACCGCGGTCAGATCATGGACGAACACGGAAAGACGCGCCGCGATGTGCTCTTCGCCCAGCGTGACGGCGGTGCTTCTTTGTACCTGACGCGCGGCGGCTTCGAGTATGTGTTCGCGCGCGTGGAAAATCCTGATGCACCTGTCAGCGAAGCCACGGGCAGAGCCATGAGTGACCGTGATTCTCACCCGGTGATAACCGCGTACCAACGCGTGGACATGCGCTTCCGCGATCCATCGCCCTCCGTTCGTGTGCGAGGGATTGAAGAAAAGGACTACCTGCTCCACTATTACACCGTGGGTGCCGGACCGGACGCGGAGACCGTGCGCACCTTCGCGGGTGTCGTGTACGAGAACGTGTACCGCGGCATCGATCTCGTCCTGCGCGCGGAGCCGCGCGGGATAAAATACCACTGGGTTGTGCATCCAGGCGCGTCAGTCGGCGACATCCGTGTATTCTGGTCTGGAGCGGACCGGCTGCAGCAGGAGCCGGATGGGGGACTGCGTGTGATCAGCACACTCGGCGAACTGTCGGAGGCACCGCCCGTTGCCTGGCAGGACACACCGACGGGACGACGGCCCGTGCAGGTTTCATCTCGTGTGGTTGGAATGGACATACATCTCGACTGCGGGGACTACGATGCTGAACGCAAACTCACCGTTGATCCGCGTGTTATCTGGGCGACCTATTACGGTGGTGATCTGATTGATCGAGCGTGCGCGGTTGATACCGATGCCGATGACAACGTGGTTGTAGTTGGCGAAACAACAAGTCTCGCGGCCATCAGTACACCGGGCACATTTCAGGCAGTTCACGCCGGTGCCTGGGACGGTTTTATGGCAAAGTTCGACAGTGCCGGGAATCGACTTTGGAGTACCTACGTCGGTGGCGCAGCATCCGATAATCTTGTCAGTGTGTCCTGCGATGGAAGTGGCATCATGGCCGCTGGCTCCACAACGAGTGCGGGCATGGCGACGAGTGGTGTACATCAGACAACACTGGGGGGGATCGCCGACATACTGCTCCTTCGGTTTAGTGCTGCCGGTGTGCGCCTGTGGGCGACCTATTACGGAGGCCCCGGGGCCGAGAGCCCGAGAGCCGTATCGCCGGGAGGCGGCGGGCGGGTGCTTGTCTCCGCCAGAACAAACAGCGGCTCGGGCATAGAAATCGGTGGGAGCTGGGGTGGCTATTCGGGAGGCACCGACGGCGCTGTGGCGGTTTTCAACGCCAGCGGTGCTTTGCTTTGGGGGCGCTACATCGGCGGTCCCGATGAGGATCAATGCCACGGCATCACAACAGACGGTGCGCGCATTTTTGTCGCCGGTTCCACCCGGAGCACCACGGGGCTCGCAACACCGGGCGCCTTTCTCACAACGCAGCAAGGCGACTGGGACATGTTCCTGGCGTGTGTCGCGTACAACGGGACAATCGACTGGGCAACATATTACGGCGGATCCGGGCTCGAATCCGATATAGCCAGTGGCATCCGGTACACAGGCGGCAACCGGATCATCATCGGAGGAAAAACAACGAGCACCTCCGGTATGACCACAACCGGCGTATTTCAGGAGACGCATCAAGGCGGGAGCGCCGATGGATTTCTCGCCGCCTTCGACAGCGCAGGGCATCGACACTGGGGTACCTACATCGGGAGCGCAGGGTGGGAAAGCATCACCGGACTCGATGTCGACGCAGAAGGCGCCATCATGATCTTCGGTCAGGCCACGGCCACTTCGAGTCTGGCGAACTTCAACAATGTGCATCAGTCCACCCTCGCCACAGATGGACTATTTGTCGGGCGTGTGGAGGGAGAGGGGACGGATCTGCGCTGGTGTACCTTTTACGGCGGCTCACAGACATGGCCGGAAATGTGGGGTGCCTCGAACGGGTGTGTCGATCTCCGGGGTAATGTGTACGTCTGCGGGACCACAAACAGCCAGACGCTCATCGCCTACGGCAACCCGCATCAAGGCGCATTTGGCGGCGGATCCAGCGACGGCTGTCTTGCGAAATTTCTTGGAGGGAAGAATCGCATTGTGACCAGAGACGGTGCGCCTACGTATTGTGAGGGGGATACTCTCATCGTGCACTACGACCTCGCCGGCGTGTATGGTGATCACAATATGTTCCATGCGCAGTTGTCGGATTCGACCGGGAACTTCGGTGCGCCAGTCATCATCGGTTCGGTGAAATCATGGATGCAGGATTCCATCATTGCGGTGATTCCCGTCGGCACTCCGGGTGGTAGTGCGTACCGCATCCGTGTCGTGTCGACGAATCCCAGACTCGCAGGAACCGAGACGAGGGCCTTCCGTATTGTTCCGCTCCCTGTTGCCATTGTTGCACCTGCGGGCACCGTGTCGATCTGCGAAGGGCAGAGCTTGATATTACGTGCTGACAGTGCGATGAATTGCACGTACGTGTGGGAAGAGCAGACACGCGGTATGGAGGGCGTGGGTCCATCGCTACTCGTCACACGCACGGGAAAGTATCGCGTGGTGGTGACGAACACAGGCGGCTGCCGTGCCTGGTCGCCGTGGACGGAGGTAGTCGCTTCACCGCGTCCGCTCGCGACTATCACACCGTGGGATGTGCAAGGAGTCTGTGAAGGGGACAGCGTCGTTCTGTCAGGACCCGACAGCACAGGGTACACATTTGAGTGGTCCACCGGCGAAACAACACGTGTGCTCCGGGTGAGCAAGCCGGGACTCTATCGCCTTGTGGTGCGGAATGCCGCGGGGTGTTCGGACACGTCGGCACCCGTGCGCGTTGTCGTGTATCCGTTGCCGGTGTTGTCGGTGGCGGGGCGCGGGCGTGCCTGTCAGTACACTGTGTGGTCGTACCGAGTGACGAAACCCGCCGGGACGTCGCTCGTGTGGACGGCCACGGGCGGGGCGGTGCTGCAGGCACAGGGCGACAGCGCGGTGGTGCAGTGGACGTTGCCGGGGATGCGCATGGTGCAGGTGACATGCCGTGTGGACTCGAGCGGCTGCACGTCGACGGCAACGCTGCCGGTGCAAGTGGATGCATTCGTTCCACCCGCGATCGAGGCGGATCCGAAACACATCTGCCGCGGCAGCGAACTGCGGCTGAAGGTGCAGCGGGGCTACGCGCGTGTTGCATGGAACACAGGGGCGACGACGGACGAGATCGTTGTCCGCACCCCCGGCATGTACCGCGTGCGTGTGGAGACGTCGGACGGCTGCGCGGGCGAGGACTCGGTGCGCATCACGGTTGTCGATCCACCCAATGCACAGGCGCCAACCGACACGACGATCTGCGGCGAGTCGGAGGTGCTGCTTACGGGTGATGCACGTGACGGCACACCGCCGTACGGCTACCGGTGGATCGGTGAGAATGTGACAGACGAGTACGCGCGCACGACCACGGCCCGTCCGTCAACGGCGGGGATCTATGTGCTGGAGGTGACGGACGCGAACGGTTGCACGGGGCGCGACACACTGCGTGTGCAGAAGCGTGCGGCGCCGCCGGTGGGGATCCGCGCGCTGGGTGCGCTGCGTTTCTGTCTGGGCGACAGCGTGACTCTGGAGGCGGATGCGGGCTTTGTGCGTTATGAGTGGAGCGACGGACAGCGGGGCCGTCGCGTCGTGATCCGCCGTGCGGGCATGTATCATGTGCTTGCCACGGATACGTCGGGCTGCACGGCGCGGTCGGATCCGCTCACGGTGGAGGTGAAGGCGATCGCCGTGAACATCACTGCTCTGGGCCCGTTGCGTTTCTGCGCGGGCGACAGCGTGGTGTTGCGCGTGGAGGGCGCGCCCGCGCGTGTGCGCTGGAACACGGGCGATAGTACACGATACCTCGTCGTCCGCAGCACGGGCACGTACTGGGCGCGGGGCTGGGACACGTTCGGCTGCGAGGGGGCCTCGCTGCCGCTGCAGGTGACAGTGAATCCGCTGCCACGTGTTGCGATCGGCGGTCCGGCGAGTGTGTGCGCGGGCACAGTTGGCAGGCACTGGCTGCGCGAGGTGCGGGGATTGCGCGTACTCTGGCGCATCGAGAACGGGACGCTGCTCACCGGCGAGAATGCGGACACGGTGGACGTGCGCTGGTCCGTCGCGGGGAACGGCCGCCTCGTGCTCACGTGTACGGACACAACAACGGGCTGCACGGACAGCACGATTGCACCCATCATCATAGGGACCTCGCTCACTCCCGTGATCGTCGGTCCAACGGCCATCTGCGCGGGCGACACGGCGGTGTTCGACGCGGGGGACGGGTACGCGTTCTACACGTGGCGTAACGAGGCGGACAGCATTGTCGGCACCAGATCACAACTCCGCGTTACAACCGCGGGCCGTTACCGCGTGTTTGTGCGTGATGCGGGTACCTGCGAGGGGGATGCCTCGCACAGACTCATCGTTCATCCGAAGCCCGGTGTATCGATCGTCGGAGCCGCCTCGTTCTGCACGGGCGACAGTGTACTGCTCTCCGCATCGGGAACATTTATCCAGTATGTCTGGCGGAATGAATCGGATACTGTTGTCGGAAATACACCGACGTACACCGTTCGGACACCAGGTCTGTACACACTCGCCGTGACAGACGGGAACGGGTGTACAGCCCGCTCCACGCCGCACGCAGTAAGCGAACTCGCACACCCCGTCGCGGCGATCGCGGGACCTACGAGCGCGTGCAGCGGAACGGTGCAGAGGTATGGAACACCGCCTGGGACGGGCGTCGCATATCGATGGAGCGTGCTGAATGGCACGACGCTGTCCGCCTCCGATGCGGACACGTTCACCGTGCGCTGGGACGCGCCCGGGACGGGTCGTGTCGTGCTCACTGTCACGAACGCTGCGTGCAGCGCAAGCGACACACTGGACTTGACGGTGGGATCCTCGCTCACACCTTCCATCGCGGGCAGATCACGTATCTGCGCGGGCGACTCGGCCCTGCTCGATGCGGGCGCGGGCTACAGGAGTTACCTGTGGAGATTGCCGAACGGCGACAGCGCAGACACACGGTCGATCCGCATCGCGGCAACGGGTGTGTACACAGTGACCGTGTACGACGAGGGCGGGTGTTCAGGATCGGCGCGGCATCTCCTGCGTGTGGATGTGCTCCCCGCACCCGCGATCGCGGGTCCACAGGAGATCTGCGCGGGCGACACGGCGGTGCTCGATGCCGGTGTGTTCGCAGGTGTGTACACCTGGCGTGACGCAATGGGGACCATGCTCGGCGTGCAGCGCACACTCGCCGTCACACAGACGGGAGTGTTCACAGTAACAGTCACCGACACGAACAGTTGCACGGGCTCGTCGCCACCGCACGCGCTTCTTGTGCATCCGCGTCCATCAAAACCCGTCGTCACCCTCCGCGGCGACACCCTCGCCACCGTGGCGGGATACGCGTACCGCTGGTATCGCAACGACACACTCATCGCGGGCGCCGCATCCGACACACACATCGCGGCCTCACCCGGCTGGTATCACGTGTCGATCACCGACACTCACGGCTGCACGAACGAGGCGGATCCCATCGAATACACCGGCGCGGCGCGTGTGGCCACGGCGCACATCATCCTTCCATTCCTCGAGGCAGCTCCCGGCGAGCGCGTCGAGATCCCGGTCGTGATCGCCGCCTCCACGCACCTCGATGCGGCGGACGTGCGCTCGTTCCGTGCCACACTGCGCTACCACGCCGGCGTGCTCGCACCGATGGGTTCCACGCCGCCAGGTGTGTTATCCGGTGCCGAACGTCTCATCCCGTTCACGGCCGATACCGCGTCCCGTCCGCTGTCGCCCGGGCCCGTGTGGCCGCCGGTGGCGACACTCGTGTTCCGCGCGACACTCGGATCCGTGTCACAGACGCCGCTGACACTTGAGGACATGAACTTCGGCGCGACCGACGTCCGCGTGACGGTGCAGCCGGGCGGCTTCCGGCTCCTCGTGTGCAGAGAGGGAGGGGAGCGGTTGTTCTCGGACAGCGGGCGGCTTTCTATCGGACAGAACAGTCCGAATCCATTCAACGCGCAGACGACGATCGAGTACGAGACCATCGAGAACGGTCCGGTGTTCCTCGCCGTGTACGATCTGCTCGGCCGCGAGACCGCCGTGCTTGTCGACGCGCCGCTTGTGCCCGGCCGGCGCCGCGTACTCTTCGACGCGCAGGCCCTTCCCTCCGGACAGTACATCGCCGTGCTCCGCAGCGGCAGCGGTGTGCGCACGATGCGGATGGTTGTTGCGAAGTGA